One genomic segment of Mycolicibacterium chubuense NBB4 includes these proteins:
- a CDS encoding condensation domain-containing protein yields MRIGKITVGALDEWSLKPGSVTSWHPTAAAQEKARRAPVSPVPVSYMQRQHLRNYCERTSAGLTFSRQIIASCEVPGRCDISAMDQAVNAYLRRHDTFRSWFEHAGDGEFVRRAVEDPADIEFVPVDHGDMTVDEIHGHVVAIPNPLEWGCFTFGIIQNDDQFTFFAAMDHVHGDATLIGTTMLEANGMYSALSGGGAALRLPDAGSFDDFCVREREYTSELTLDSPGVKAWVDFAENNNGGFPEFPLPLGNPRKSNSSDMASELLMDAAQTERFEAAAAAAGARFVGGLFACLAQVEHELTGALTYYGLTPRDSRAATDNFMTQGWFTGLIPITVPIGAASFGEAAWAAQASFDSGLTMAKVPYYRVLELAPWLSWPQPNFPVSNFLHGGAAPLNAILAAADMGLANNVGIYPDGRYSYQLTIYLFRYGEGTAMAIMHPDNPVAEKSVARYMAAVRSVCARVADSGHWGRGA; encoded by the coding sequence TTGCGCATCGGGAAGATAACGGTTGGCGCACTTGATGAATGGTCGTTGAAGCCGGGATCGGTCACCTCGTGGCATCCGACCGCGGCGGCTCAGGAGAAGGCGCGGCGAGCGCCTGTGAGCCCGGTGCCCGTGAGCTACATGCAGCGCCAGCACCTGCGGAACTACTGCGAACGGACGTCCGCGGGCCTGACCTTCTCGCGGCAGATCATCGCCAGCTGTGAAGTGCCTGGCCGGTGCGACATCTCGGCCATGGATCAGGCCGTCAACGCCTACCTGCGCCGGCACGACACCTTCCGCAGCTGGTTCGAGCACGCCGGCGACGGCGAGTTCGTCCGGCGCGCCGTCGAGGATCCGGCGGACATCGAATTCGTGCCGGTCGATCACGGCGACATGACGGTCGACGAGATCCACGGTCATGTGGTGGCCATCCCGAATCCGTTGGAGTGGGGCTGCTTCACGTTCGGGATCATCCAGAACGACGACCAGTTCACCTTCTTCGCGGCCATGGATCACGTCCACGGCGACGCGACGCTGATCGGCACGACGATGCTGGAAGCCAACGGCATGTACTCGGCGCTCAGCGGTGGCGGTGCGGCGCTGCGGCTTCCCGATGCGGGCAGCTTCGACGACTTCTGCGTTCGCGAGCGCGAGTACACCTCGGAGTTGACCCTGGATTCGCCGGGCGTGAAGGCGTGGGTCGACTTCGCGGAGAACAACAACGGCGGGTTCCCCGAATTCCCGCTTCCGCTGGGCAACCCGCGGAAGTCGAACAGCAGCGACATGGCCTCCGAGTTGCTGATGGACGCCGCGCAGACGGAACGCTTCGAGGCGGCGGCCGCCGCGGCCGGCGCCCGCTTCGTCGGCGGCCTGTTCGCGTGTCTCGCCCAGGTCGAGCACGAACTGACGGGTGCTCTGACCTACTACGGGCTCACCCCGAGGGATTCCCGCGCCGCCACCGACAACTTCATGACGCAGGGCTGGTTCACCGGCCTGATCCCGATCACCGTGCCGATCGGCGCGGCGTCCTTCGGTGAAGCCGCGTGGGCGGCCCAGGCGTCCTTCGACTCCGGCCTGACCATGGCCAAGGTGCCGTACTACCGGGTGCTGGAGCTGGCGCCCTGGTTGAGCTGGCCTCAGCCGAACTTCCCGGTGTCCAATTTCCTGCACGGGGGCGCCGCCCCGCTCAACGCCATCCTGGCCGCCGCCGACATGGGTCTGGCGAACAACGTGGGGATCTATCCCGACGGCCGGTACTCCTATCAGCTGACCATCTACCTGTTCCGGTACGGCGAGGGCACGGCGATGGCGATCATGCATCCCGACAACCCGGTCGCGGAGAAATCAGTTGCCCGCTATATGGCGGCGGTGAGGTCGGTGTGCGCGAGGGTCGCCGACAGCGGGCACTGGGGACGCGGCGCGTAG
- a CDS encoding RND family transporter, with amino-acid sequence MRRLADLVVRWPWAVIGVWIALAVALPLTFPSLSEMAEKHPLVILPADAPSSVTATKMAEAFHEPNSGNLLVVAFINETGLEPADEGVYRKVVDELRDDVTDVVSVQDFVSTPQLRQFLTSQDKTTWVLPVSLAGELGTPHAYESFNRVADLIRHDVPAGGPLTVHVTGPAATVADLTVAGQHDRLPIEIAIAVLVLAVLLLVYRSPITMLLPLVTIGSSVLIAQGAVAGYSQLTGSGVSNQSIIFLSAILAGAGTDYAVFLISRYHDYVRSGSDSDAAVKAAMISIGKVITASATTVGITFLAMSFAQMGVFRTIGVSAAIGIGVAFLAGVTLLPAIMVLAGPRGWITPRRELTARWWRRSGIRIVRRPVPHLVASVLVLILLASCAAFAHYNYDDRKAVAASAPSSIGYAALERHFPISQSIPQYILVQSPRDLRSPQALADLEQMASRIAQLPDVSLVSGITRPLGEVPPEFRATFQAGIVGDRLAAGSAQIGERTGDLNKLAAGANTLADSLGDVRAQVNTIAPSIQSVVDMFSSLQTKNGGDTLVRDVETGAKLVQAVNELGNAMGVNFAAVKDMFAWIGPVLTALQGNPVCDANASCSATRLQFQRLVAARNDGSLDRINDLAGQLSGVKDKQTLNATVNKLNAALNDVTTAVHNMGLDKPGGPQAGLRDLRQNANRLADGSRQVAGGVDELVDQVKVMADGLNQASAFLLTMRHDAAASSMAGFNIPAEVLGAAEFQKAAAAFISPDGHSVRYLVQTKLNPFSSEAMDQVNVISDVARGAQPNTTLADASISMGGYPAALRDTRAYYEHDIRFIIAVTLIIVLLTLTVLLRSVIAPLYLVGSVVLSYFAAIGIGVLTFQQLLGQQLHWSVPPLAFVVLVAVGADYNMLFVSRLRDESPRSVRYGVIRTLSATGGVITAAGLIFAASMGGLLFSSIGIVVQAGFVIGVGILLDTFVVRTITVPAIAALVGRANWWPSRMGAPSRERVSARQ; translated from the coding sequence ATGCGACGGCTAGCCGATCTCGTCGTGCGGTGGCCCTGGGCGGTGATCGGGGTGTGGATCGCCCTGGCGGTCGCCCTGCCGTTGACGTTCCCCTCGCTGAGCGAGATGGCCGAGAAGCATCCGCTGGTCATCCTGCCCGCCGACGCACCGTCGAGTGTCACCGCGACGAAGATGGCCGAGGCGTTCCACGAACCGAATTCGGGCAACCTCCTCGTCGTCGCCTTCATCAACGAGACCGGCCTCGAGCCCGCCGACGAGGGCGTCTACCGCAAAGTGGTCGACGAGCTGCGCGACGACGTCACCGACGTGGTCTCCGTGCAGGATTTCGTCAGCACCCCGCAGCTGCGGCAGTTCCTGACGAGCCAGGACAAGACGACGTGGGTGCTGCCGGTCAGCCTGGCCGGCGAGCTCGGCACACCGCACGCCTACGAGTCCTTCAACCGGGTCGCCGACCTCATCAGGCACGACGTCCCCGCCGGGGGGCCGCTGACCGTGCACGTCACCGGTCCCGCGGCCACCGTCGCCGACCTCACCGTCGCGGGTCAGCACGACCGGCTGCCCATCGAGATCGCGATCGCCGTGCTGGTCCTCGCCGTGCTGCTGCTGGTGTACCGCAGCCCGATCACGATGCTGCTGCCGTTGGTGACCATCGGTTCGTCGGTGCTGATCGCGCAGGGCGCGGTCGCCGGATACTCGCAGCTGACCGGCTCGGGCGTCTCCAATCAGTCGATCATCTTCCTCAGCGCCATCCTGGCCGGCGCCGGAACGGATTACGCGGTCTTCCTGATCAGCCGCTACCACGACTACGTGCGGTCGGGTTCGGACTCCGACGCCGCGGTCAAGGCCGCGATGATCTCGATCGGCAAGGTGATCACCGCATCCGCCACCACGGTGGGCATCACCTTCCTGGCGATGAGCTTCGCCCAGATGGGCGTGTTCAGGACGATCGGGGTGTCGGCGGCGATCGGTATCGGCGTGGCCTTCCTCGCCGGAGTGACCCTGCTCCCGGCGATCATGGTGCTCGCCGGGCCGCGGGGCTGGATCACGCCGAGGCGCGAGCTGACCGCCCGCTGGTGGCGGCGTTCGGGCATCCGCATCGTGCGCCGGCCGGTGCCCCACCTGGTCGCGAGTGTGCTCGTGCTGATCCTGCTGGCCAGCTGCGCCGCCTTCGCCCACTACAACTACGACGACCGCAAGGCCGTGGCGGCGTCGGCGCCGAGCTCGATCGGGTACGCCGCACTGGAGCGCCACTTCCCGATCAGTCAGTCCATCCCGCAGTACATCCTGGTGCAGTCTCCGCGTGACCTGCGCTCACCGCAGGCCCTGGCCGATCTGGAGCAGATGGCCTCGCGGATCGCCCAGCTGCCGGACGTCTCGCTGGTCAGCGGGATCACCCGACCACTGGGCGAGGTGCCACCGGAGTTCCGCGCCACGTTCCAGGCGGGCATCGTGGGTGACCGGCTGGCCGCCGGCTCCGCCCAGATCGGGGAGCGCACCGGCGATCTCAACAAGCTGGCGGCCGGAGCCAACACGCTGGCCGACAGCCTCGGTGACGTGCGCGCACAGGTGAACACGATCGCGCCGAGCATCCAGAGCGTGGTCGACATGTTCTCGTCGCTGCAAACCAAGAACGGTGGCGACACGCTGGTGCGCGACGTCGAGACCGGTGCCAAGCTCGTGCAGGCCGTCAACGAGCTCGGCAACGCGATGGGCGTGAACTTCGCCGCCGTCAAGGACATGTTCGCCTGGATCGGCCCGGTGCTGACGGCCCTGCAGGGCAACCCGGTCTGCGACGCCAACGCCTCCTGCAGCGCCACCCGCCTGCAGTTCCAGCGGCTCGTGGCCGCGCGCAACGACGGCAGCCTGGACCGGATCAACGATCTCGCCGGCCAGCTCTCCGGCGTCAAGGACAAGCAGACCCTCAACGCCACGGTGAACAAGCTCAATGCGGCGCTCAACGACGTCACCACAGCGGTCCACAACATGGGCCTGGACAAGCCCGGCGGCCCGCAGGCGGGTCTGCGAGACCTGAGGCAGAACGCCAACCGTCTCGCCGACGGGAGCCGTCAGGTCGCCGGCGGGGTCGACGAACTCGTCGACCAGGTCAAGGTGATGGCCGACGGCCTCAACCAGGCGTCGGCTTTCCTGCTGACGATGCGACATGACGCGGCGGCCTCGTCGATGGCGGGGTTCAACATCCCGGCCGAAGTGCTGGGTGCCGCCGAATTCCAGAAGGCCGCCGCCGCATTCATCTCGCCGGACGGCCACTCGGTGCGGTATCTGGTGCAGACCAAGCTCAACCCGTTCAGCTCCGAGGCGATGGATCAGGTCAACGTGATCAGTGACGTCGCCCGGGGTGCGCAGCCCAACACCACGCTCGCCGACGCCTCGATCTCGATGGGCGGCTATCCCGCCGCGCTGCGGGACACCCGGGCCTACTACGAGCACGACATCCGGTTCATCATCGCGGTGACGCTCATCATCGTCCTGCTGACCCTGACGGTGCTGCTGCGCTCGGTCATCGCACCGCTGTATCTCGTCGGTTCGGTGGTGCTGTCGTACTTCGCGGCCATCGGCATCGGGGTGCTGACGTTCCAGCAGTTGCTCGGCCAGCAACTGCACTGGAGCGTGCCGCCCTTGGCCTTTGTGGTGCTGGTCGCCGTGGGTGCCGACTACAACATGCTGTTCGTGTCGCGATTACGCGACGAATCGCCGCGCAGTGTGCGCTACGGGGTGATCCGCACGCTGAGTGCCACGGGTGGCGTGATCACCGCGGCGGGCCTGATCTTCGCGGCCTCGATGGGCGGTCTTCTGTTCTCCAGCATCGGCATCGTGGTGCAGGCCGGTTTCGTCATCGGGGTGGGGATCCTGCTGGACACCTTCGTGGTGCGAACCATCACGGTTCCGGCGATCGCTGCGCTGGTCGGGCGGGCGAACTGGTGGCCGTCGCGGATGGGCGCGCCGAGCCGCGAACGGGTTAGCGCGCGTCAGTGA
- a CDS encoding AMP-binding protein, with product MTSQSTILSMLHGRATLRPDDVAFTFTDYVRDPAGIAESLTWSQLSRRTLAVAREIRRHASVGDRAVILAPQGLQYILAFLGSLQAGVIAVPLPLPHRGSSHDRVSAVFTDTTPTIVLTASAVAADVREYVEQARTHTAPAIVEIDSLELDGPVPDGDPQPEPAELPDTAYLQYSSGSTRLPTGVMISHRNLQVNYEQLMRSLFASSHVRSTAGLTIVSWLPFYHDMGLVLGVCAPILGGFHAKLTSPVAFLEKPSRWIRALAQTPQAFSAAPNFAFELAARKTTDNDLAGLDLGGVLGIINGAERVAPATLERFTDRFAHFDFRDHMLRPSYGLAEATVFVAAGTWNESSGAAHFDADELSAGRAARCAAGAGAALVRYALPQSPALRIVDVDTGTECPQDAVGEIWVHGDNVAAGYWSRPPAEQQCFGATIADPSPGTPEGPWLRTGDLGFVHEGELFIVGRIKDLLIIRGRNHYPEDIEATVQGITRGRVAAISVPVNSTEKLVTVIELKKRTDINVDPMRWLSEVKSDVTSAISNAHGLNVEDLVLVPPGSIPTTTSGKVRRAACVEHYRQDQFTRLDA from the coding sequence GTGACGTCCCAGTCGACGATCCTGTCGATGCTGCACGGGCGTGCCACTCTGCGCCCCGACGACGTCGCCTTCACGTTCACCGACTACGTCCGCGATCCCGCCGGCATCGCCGAGAGTCTCACGTGGTCGCAGCTGTCGCGACGCACGCTGGCCGTCGCCCGCGAGATCCGCCGGCACGCGTCGGTCGGTGACCGGGCGGTGATCCTGGCCCCGCAGGGCCTGCAGTACATCCTGGCTTTCCTCGGTTCCCTGCAGGCCGGCGTCATCGCGGTTCCGCTCCCGCTGCCGCACCGCGGCTCCAGCCATGACCGGGTCAGTGCGGTCTTCACCGACACGACGCCCACGATCGTTCTCACCGCGTCCGCGGTCGCCGCCGATGTCCGCGAATACGTCGAGCAGGCGCGCACGCACACCGCGCCCGCGATCGTCGAGATCGATTCCCTGGAACTGGACGGCCCGGTGCCCGACGGCGATCCGCAACCCGAGCCGGCTGAGCTGCCGGACACCGCGTACCTGCAGTACAGCTCGGGCTCGACGCGGTTGCCCACCGGCGTCATGATCTCGCACCGCAATCTGCAGGTGAACTACGAGCAGCTGATGCGCAGCCTCTTCGCGAGCTCGCACGTGCGGTCCACCGCGGGGCTCACGATCGTGTCGTGGTTGCCCTTCTACCACGACATGGGCTTGGTGCTGGGCGTCTGCGCACCCATCCTCGGCGGCTTCCACGCCAAGCTGACCAGCCCGGTGGCGTTCCTGGAGAAGCCGTCTCGGTGGATCCGCGCGCTGGCCCAGACCCCGCAGGCATTCTCGGCGGCGCCCAACTTCGCCTTCGAACTGGCCGCCCGCAAGACCACCGACAACGACCTCGCCGGGCTCGACCTGGGTGGGGTGCTCGGCATCATCAACGGCGCCGAACGGGTCGCGCCGGCCACCCTGGAACGCTTCACCGACCGGTTCGCGCACTTCGACTTCCGCGACCACATGCTGCGTCCGTCCTACGGCCTGGCGGAGGCCACGGTCTTCGTGGCGGCGGGCACCTGGAACGAGTCCTCCGGCGCCGCCCACTTCGACGCCGACGAGCTGTCCGCGGGCCGCGCGGCGCGGTGTGCGGCCGGAGCCGGTGCGGCCCTGGTGAGGTACGCGCTGCCGCAGTCCCCGGCCCTCCGCATCGTCGACGTCGACACCGGCACCGAATGCCCGCAGGACGCCGTCGGCGAGATCTGGGTGCACGGCGACAACGTCGCGGCCGGCTACTGGAGCAGGCCCCCGGCCGAGCAGCAGTGCTTCGGCGCGACGATCGCCGACCCGTCGCCGGGCACCCCCGAGGGGCCCTGGCTGCGCACCGGGGACCTCGGCTTCGTCCACGAGGGCGAGTTGTTCATCGTCGGCCGCATCAAGGATCTGCTGATCATCCGCGGGCGCAATCACTATCCCGAGGACATCGAGGCGACCGTCCAGGGCATCACCCGGGGCCGGGTCGCGGCGATATCGGTTCCGGTGAACAGCACCGAGAAACTCGTCACCGTCATCGAGCTCAAGAAGCGCACCGACATCAACGTCGATCCGATGCGCTGGCTCAGTGAGGTCAAAAGCGATGTCACCTCCGCGATCTCCAATGCGCACGGCCTGAACGTCGAGGATCTCGTGCTGGTCCCGCCCGGGTCGATTCCGACGACCACCAGCGGCAAGGTGCGGCGTGCCGCCTGCGTCGAGCACTACCGGCAGGATCAGTTCACCCGGTTGGACGCGTGA
- the pe gene encoding acyltransferase PE: MRRLLASVTALITVGMTGGFGLGVATADDGTTPPGPGATTDGPPPIGTPGRGYALGGAHVLGIPYDEYIMRTGADWFPGLKRQIVDYPAGQVQGHTLERLFPGIGELDKSLPGLGMDGPSIGESVDVGTPNVINAVRDGGRGTAIGLSEGAMVLNDVKAKLAYDPAAPPPDQLSFAMYGDPVGRHAFGESFLTQNFPVGSVVPALDYRIPPPVESQYDTYEFVSAYDSIADWPDRPDNWMSIANAIVGLATGHTAVAFTKPSNVPPQNIRTTVNSRGAKTTTYMIPEEHLPLVLPFKYLGVPKETLTKLDAVLKPYVDAGYSRNDDPRTAPVTVDPNRGYDPAAVTAPATQAAFGGGADPVSQLLAGMQYVLNHQPKP; this comes from the coding sequence ATGAGGCGACTACTCGCATCGGTCACGGCGCTGATAACCGTTGGTATGACAGGCGGATTCGGCCTGGGCGTCGCGACCGCGGATGACGGCACGACCCCGCCGGGTCCCGGTGCCACCACCGACGGGCCCCCGCCGATCGGGACACCGGGGCGGGGGTACGCGCTCGGCGGCGCTCACGTGCTGGGCATCCCGTACGACGAATACATCATGCGCACGGGCGCGGACTGGTTCCCCGGGCTGAAGCGGCAGATCGTCGACTATCCCGCCGGGCAGGTCCAGGGGCACACCCTGGAACGGCTGTTCCCGGGGATCGGCGAGCTCGACAAGTCCCTTCCCGGTCTCGGTATGGACGGGCCCAGCATCGGCGAGTCCGTCGACGTCGGAACCCCGAACGTGATCAACGCGGTCCGCGACGGCGGCCGGGGCACCGCGATCGGCCTGTCCGAGGGTGCGATGGTGCTCAACGACGTCAAGGCCAAACTGGCGTACGACCCGGCCGCGCCGCCGCCGGACCAGTTGAGCTTCGCCATGTACGGCGACCCGGTGGGGAGGCACGCTTTCGGGGAGAGCTTCCTGACGCAGAACTTCCCCGTCGGCAGCGTCGTGCCCGCGCTCGACTACCGGATCCCGCCGCCGGTGGAGAGCCAGTACGACACCTACGAGTTCGTCTCCGCCTACGACAGCATCGCCGACTGGCCGGACCGGCCGGACAACTGGATGTCCATCGCCAACGCGATCGTCGGCCTCGCCACCGGGCACACCGCGGTGGCGTTCACCAAGCCGAGCAACGTGCCGCCGCAGAACATCAGGACGACGGTCAACTCCCGCGGCGCGAAGACGACGACCTACATGATCCCCGAGGAGCACCTCCCCCTGGTGCTGCCGTTCAAGTATCTCGGGGTGCCCAAGGAGACGCTGACCAAGCTCGACGCGGTCCTGAAGCCCTATGTGGACGCGGGATATTCGCGCAACGACGACCCGCGGACCGCTCCGGTCACGGTGGACCCGAACCGGGGTTACGACCCCGCGGCGGTCACGGCGCCGGCCACGCAGGCCGCGTTCGGTGGCGGCGCCGATCCGGTGTCGCAGCTGCTTGCCGGTATGCAGTACGTGCTGAACCACCAGCCCAAGCCGTAG
- a CDS encoding GAP family protein codes for MWITLLVMAVAVSLEPFRIGMTVLMINRPRPALQLLAFLAGGFVMGTTVGVVVLFVMRPALDSAHFTLPRVQVVVGAVILLNAALVATGVLGRMRRDGTGGRAHRMVEPVVTRARQLLGGRSLWAASVAGLGIALPSVDYVAALAIIVASGAAVAVQFSALILFNVVAFALVEIPLLCYLAAPERTRATLSALYDWLRARGRLGIAALLAAVGCVLLGVGIAGL; via the coding sequence ATGTGGATCACGCTCCTGGTGATGGCCGTTGCCGTCAGCCTCGAGCCGTTCCGCATCGGCATGACGGTGCTGATGATCAACCGGCCGCGGCCGGCGCTGCAGCTGCTCGCCTTCCTGGCGGGCGGTTTCGTGATGGGCACGACGGTCGGGGTGGTCGTGCTGTTCGTGATGCGGCCTGCCCTGGACTCGGCGCACTTCACCCTGCCCAGGGTGCAGGTCGTGGTCGGGGCGGTGATCCTTCTCAACGCTGCGCTGGTGGCGACGGGTGTGCTGGGGCGGATGCGCCGGGACGGAACCGGGGGCCGGGCCCACCGGATGGTGGAGCCGGTGGTGACCCGGGCCCGGCAACTGCTCGGCGGCCGCTCTCTGTGGGCGGCGAGCGTCGCCGGCCTCGGCATCGCCCTGCCGTCGGTGGACTACGTCGCCGCACTGGCGATCATCGTGGCGTCCGGTGCCGCGGTGGCCGTGCAGTTCAGCGCGTTGATCCTGTTCAACGTCGTGGCATTCGCGCTGGTGGAGATCCCGCTGCTGTGTTACCTGGCCGCACCCGAGCGCACCCGCGCGACGTTGTCGGCGCTGTACGACTGGCTGCGGGCGCGGGGCCGCCTCGGGATCGCCGCCCTGCTGGCCGCGGTCGGCTGCGTGCTGCTCGGAGTCGGGATCGCCGGACTGTAG
- a CDS encoding flavin reductase family protein, whose protein sequence is MVAMSGSDTNLSPASLREAFGHFPSGVIAIAAEVDGTRVGLAASTFVPVSLDPPLVSFCVQNTSTTWPRLVDAPYLGISVLGEAHDEAARTLAAKTGDRFAGLETESSERGAVFIRGTSVWVESAVEQQIPAGDHTIVVLRVTDIRVHPDVAPIVFHRSTFRRLGA, encoded by the coding sequence ATGGTGGCGATGAGCGGTTCCGACACCAATCTCAGTCCGGCCTCCCTGCGGGAGGCGTTCGGGCATTTCCCCTCCGGCGTCATCGCGATCGCCGCCGAGGTCGACGGCACCCGGGTCGGTCTGGCGGCGAGCACGTTCGTGCCGGTCTCACTGGACCCGCCGCTGGTGTCGTTCTGCGTGCAGAACACGTCGACCACCTGGCCGCGCCTGGTCGACGCGCCGTATCTGGGCATCAGTGTGCTCGGCGAAGCGCACGACGAGGCGGCGCGGACGCTGGCGGCAAAGACCGGCGACCGGTTCGCGGGTCTGGAGACGGAGTCGTCCGAGCGCGGTGCGGTGTTCATCCGCGGCACCAGCGTGTGGGTGGAGAGCGCCGTCGAGCAGCAGATCCCGGCGGGGGATCACACCATCGTCGTGCTACGGGTCACCGACATCAGGGTGCACCCCGACGTGGCGCCGATCGTGTTTCACCGCAGCACGTTCCGCAGGCTCGGCGCCTGA
- a CDS encoding acyl-CoA dehydrogenase family protein, translated as MPNSLPNSTGLLLNPNTFDPQRLDPESRRLLRALIEWFEQRGKTRLLRDDLDAEWVGDFLEFVNRERLFATFLTPSEFAGGDANRRWDTSRNAVLSEILGFYGLSYWYAEQVTILGLGPIWQSDNVKAKEKAAAQLEAGGVMAFGLSEREHGADIYDTDMLLTPATADDAEGVVFRASGEKYYIGNGNVAGMVSVFGRRADVEGADGYVWFVADSGHENYELIGNVVHGQMFVSNFALHDYPVHEEDILCTGPEAFSAALNTVNVGKFNLCSGSIGMCEHAFYESITHANNRILYGKPVTDFPHVRASFVDAYARLIAMKLFSDRAIDYFRSASPEDRRYLLFNPVTKSKVTSEGEKVVTLLWDVLAAKGFEKNTYFSQVARLIGALPRLEGTVHVNVAQILKFMPNFMFSPAEYPPIGTRDDPADDVFFWSQGPARGASKVRFADWAPVYERNTGIANVGRFYEQVQAFKELLATAAPDSDQQADLDFVLVVGHLFSLVVYGQLILEQAELTGLAPELVDQIFDVQVRDFSGYAVALHGKPSSTSAQQAWALSAVRKPVADPARFGRVWEQVRAYDGAYEMRP; from the coding sequence ATGCCGAATTCCCTGCCGAATTCCACCGGATTGCTGCTGAACCCGAACACGTTCGATCCGCAGCGCCTCGATCCCGAATCGCGGCGTCTCCTGCGCGCCCTGATCGAGTGGTTCGAGCAGCGTGGAAAGACGCGTCTGCTGCGCGACGACCTGGACGCCGAGTGGGTGGGCGACTTCCTCGAGTTCGTGAACCGAGAGCGGCTGTTCGCCACCTTCCTCACCCCGTCGGAGTTCGCCGGCGGTGATGCGAACAGGCGGTGGGACACGTCCCGCAACGCCGTGCTGAGCGAGATCCTCGGGTTCTACGGCCTCTCCTACTGGTACGCCGAGCAGGTCACCATCCTCGGGCTCGGCCCCATCTGGCAGAGCGACAACGTCAAGGCCAAGGAGAAGGCGGCCGCGCAGCTCGAGGCCGGCGGGGTCATGGCGTTCGGGCTTTCCGAGCGCGAGCACGGCGCCGACATCTACGACACCGACATGCTGCTCACCCCGGCCACCGCAGACGACGCCGAGGGCGTCGTGTTCCGGGCGTCCGGCGAGAAGTACTACATCGGCAACGGCAACGTGGCCGGCATGGTGTCGGTGTTCGGACGCCGCGCCGACGTCGAGGGCGCCGACGGCTACGTGTGGTTCGTCGCCGACAGCGGTCACGAGAACTACGAGCTGATCGGCAATGTCGTGCACGGCCAGATGTTCGTCAGCAACTTCGCGCTCCACGACTACCCGGTGCACGAGGAAGACATCCTCTGCACAGGGCCCGAGGCGTTCTCGGCGGCGCTGAACACCGTCAACGTCGGCAAGTTCAACCTGTGCAGCGGCTCGATCGGCATGTGCGAGCACGCCTTCTACGAGTCGATCACCCACGCGAACAATCGCATCCTGTACGGCAAGCCGGTCACGGACTTCCCGCACGTCCGGGCGAGCTTCGTCGACGCGTACGCCCGGCTGATCGCGATGAAGCTCTTCAGCGACCGCGCCATCGACTACTTCCGCAGCGCGAGCCCCGAGGACCGCCGCTACCTGCTGTTCAACCCGGTGACGAAGTCGAAGGTGACCTCCGAAGGCGAGAAGGTCGTCACGCTGCTGTGGGATGTGCTGGCCGCCAAGGGTTTCGAGAAGAACACGTACTTCAGCCAGGTCGCACGTCTGATCGGAGCACTGCCACGCCTGGAGGGCACGGTGCACGTCAACGTCGCGCAGATCCTGAAGTTCATGCCGAACTTCATGTTCAGCCCCGCCGAGTACCCGCCGATCGGCACCCGCGACGACCCCGCCGACGACGTGTTCTTCTGGTCGCAGGGGCCAGCCCGCGGCGCCTCGAAGGTGCGCTTCGCAGACTGGGCTCCGGTCTACGAGAGGAACACCGGCATCGCGAACGTCGGGCGCTTCTACGAGCAGGTGCAGGCGTTCAAGGAGCTACTGGCCACCGCGGCCCCCGACTCCGATCAGCAGGCCGACCTCGACTTCGTCCTCGTCGTGGGCCACCTGTTCTCCCTCGTGGTCTACGGTCAGCTGATCCTCGAACAGGCCGAGCTGACCGGCCTCGCACCTGAGCTGGTCGACCAGATCTTCGACGTGCAGGTCCGCGACTTCTCGGGCTACGCGGTCGCACTGCACGGCAAGCCCAGCTCCACGTCGGCACAGCAGGCGTGGGCGCTGTCGGCCGTCCGCAAACCGGTGGCGGACCCGGCCCGTTTCGGCAGGGTGTGGGAGCAGGTGCGCGCCTACGACGGCGCGTACGAGATGCGGCCCTGA